In Lathyrus oleraceus cultivar Zhongwan6 chromosome 2, CAAS_Psat_ZW6_1.0, whole genome shotgun sequence, the DNA window caaatgacaacactctagcagctgaaggtgctggtgatgttctgattatgaggaaagatggcaagaggtcagtaatttcaaatgtgtttTAAATAtcaggcatgaagagcaatttgctcagcataagccagttagtcgaaaagaactacagAGTGTCAATCGAAGACgagatgatgagagttctcgactcaaattGAAGGTTGGTCTTGAAGGCTTAAATGTCTCATAATAAAACCTTCAAGATTGGgctaaatgtgatggagcataagtgccttgcaatAACATCAAGCAGAGTGAATGaatatggcattatagacttggtcatctcaatttcaaagacatcagagatttgaagagaagaaatatggtttcaggattaccagaaatcgacattccaaatgaagtatgtgaagaatgtgtgcagacgaaacaacacaagaacaacttcagtaaggatgcaggaagcaggttaaaggcaattcttgaagtcatatactctgatgtatgtggtcctatcTAGGTGaattcgattggaggtaacaaatactttgttacattcatagatgattacATTTGAAAATTgtggacttacctgatcaagaaaaaaagtgaagtgatcgaggtattttccaagtttaaatctatggtcgaaaggCAAAGCGATTGAAAGatcaagattctgaggactgatGGTGTTGGAGAATATGTGTTGAAAGGCTTCGacgcattatgtgtgaaagaagggattgtgcatgaggtggcgccaccctacactccacagcagaatggatCCACATAAAGGAAtaatagaaccattatgaatattGTTAGAAGTATGTTAAAAGGCAAGCATATACCtaaagaattatggggagaagttgtgtcgactgcaacatatatcctgaacagatgtccgatgaagaagctagaaggaatcatgCTAGAAGAATGTTGATCTGGTGTCAAGCCTAGATTGAGTCATCTaaaggtgtttggatctatagcatATAGAAATGTGCCAtatcagttgagaagaaaacttgatgacaagtcgagtcagatgatcctgataggatatcattcgattggaggatacaagttgttcgacccgGTGAATAAacaagtggtgatcagcagggatgtgatcatagatgagcttaaggaatgagATTTGACTTagaatgttaagaaggattcagtgagaatcgtatgtgatgaaccagctagtgaagtcgaaagagaagtttgACAAAAAGTCGGATGTGAAGCAtgcccaagcagacctcaaagaacaagacacgTGCCTGCAAgattgcaagaatgtgtgatAACATCAAATTATATGGTCAACGAAGAAGGTAAGCTagtacactatgctttctatgTAGATGTCGAATCAGTCAATAcagttgaggcattgaaagattcgaagtggatgaaagcaatgaGCGAAGAGCCGAAGTCACtcaaagtcaacaacacttggtcactttTCGAACTACCCCAAGATaagaaggaaatcgatgtgaagtgggtaaACAAGGTGAGGTTGAATCCCAAAGtagaagtgactcgacacaaggcaagatttgtggcaaaaggatttcttcagaaagaaggaatcgactttgatAAAGTTTTTCCACCTATTGATAGGATCGAAATAATCAGGTTGGTtattggtctagcaaacatgaacaactggcatatgtgtcagatggatgtgaaatgtgaaTTCTTGAATGtccccttagaagaagaagtttatgttgcacagCCAACTGGatttgtgaaacaaggcgaagaaagaaaggtgtacaggttgcataaagccctgtacggacttaaacaagctccaagagcttggaacaagaagataacttgctttctaagggagaaggaatttgtgaagtgcaaatctgaacatggagtatatgtaagaagaagcaagaatgaattgcttatactatgtctctatgtcgatggcttgttgataacaggtagctgcaagaaggagatcgaagacttcaaaggtgatctcaacaaggaattcgaaatgtcaggtttgggtgacatttcatatttaCTTGGTATCAAATTCTAtaagagtggtagaggtttgatgatgcatcaaagaaggtatgcagacgagatactcaagagatttgagatgcaagattgcaacccaacttcgactccagctgagcccaaattacaactgtcgaaagattcagatgaaaATGATttcgacccaacccaatatagaagacttattgggtcacttcgatacctttgtcacacaagaTGAGGTTTTATTATCTTCGAGAGCTGGTAGCAAATAtgaagatgaatgtggaacactaCAGAACTAAGAATCAGATTGtagacatcatgacgaagggagtgcaggtcgaagtgttcagaagactaagagctatgatgaatgtagatagcttgGACATAATGAATTAGGTAGtatgttgaattataattccttgtgccgaagcatgttgctcgacagaagcaaggaagtgtcgaatccCCTAGTGtattgagttgtgttagtgtgcaaagtgtcgaagcatgttgtttcacacaggatttcgacttaggcctatttttagtagtgttaactattttgggcttttatagttttgagTTTTGCCTTGGGGTGCAAGTTAACCTAAATATATAAATAGACAGAGTAACCTTTATTCTTGTAATAATAGAGAATATTGTATTCACGtaattttgcagttgcaaagtgaataagaagttttttCACAGGTTGTGGACAGAGAGAAAGTTTGCAGAATACTCTTCTTCTCTGACGTTCtttctttactttctttctccattgttcttctctttcCATTGTTATTGTATGgatgataacaatcttgttcatcaaaattgattgaaattctccatagattgtGGTGGACTTCCAACAAGCCCTGCCCGTTTTAAGATTCTTATTATCAAATAACACATAATACCGAATTCTTAAAAGATACTACCTCTGTCCTAAATTATAAGTAATTTTGCTAAAAAAATATTTGTTCCAAATTGTAAATAACTTTAGAATTACAATACAAAATTAATGATTTTTTTCCTATTTACTACCATTTACCATTTATTActcttcttcttattcttttAGTTTTGTTTTTCAATATAATTAATAAACGGTATTTTTGTAAAATCATAAATCATTTCACTTTTtcatataataataattagaTTTTTTAATTCGTgtgaaataaaaaaaataaaaataaaaacatctTCTAATTTAAGAAGAAGAGAGTAATTAATAATAGGAACAATAAAGTGatattaaaaagaaaaaaaaaagaaaaatgtttTGTTTTCTTGCTTAAAGAAGAGGCAAATGAAAAGGTTAATTGAATGATAATGGATAGTCTATGTGCTATGATTGTGTGCATATCTGAGAAGGAAATCACTCCAATTTTTGAGCCATTCCTAAAGCCGGCTAGAGAAAGGGCAATGACTCTTGAAGGCAAGTTCGTGCTATTGACTGCTACTTTTAATAAATGCTAGGGTTGAAATTAATGCCCCCTACAACTTTTTGGGCTATTCCTTTGCTTCTTGATCGTGTGATAAATCGCTCTTTTTTGAAATTAATGGCTTAAAAAAATGTAATTAAAAAATGTCTCTTACAAATGTGAAAGGAGATCATATAATTGGAATTAAATTATTTCATCTGTTACTTTCTTTTAAATATCACTTTTTGATTTGTCTTTTAAATTATCTTTTACAAAGTTAAAGAttatattaattatatttttattaaaattatctttaaatatttattacaaagaaaaaaataaaatgaatataataaataattagaATATTATAAATAAAGGAAATTATTGTTAGAAAAGTTATTATATTAGTTAactatttttttattaaaatattgATTAATTTATTTGAAATGTGTAAATAGTAAAAAAAAATTGTCACCAAGTCTATTATTAGAGATctttgtgttttgtgtttcatATAAAATTAGTTTTGACAAAATtgattttataaaattaatttcGATTACAATTAACTTAAATGTAAATTGATATATATTTAAATAGATTTATGTAGAAGTGAATTTAATATTAAATTTGAGTAATTATATtttaattcaaatgttataaatttttaaaaattaaaatatatagTCAATTCTAATTTAGATGAACTAAATACGTCAAATTCAATTATAAATCACTCTAGTGTATCGAAAGAGGCCTATAGTTTGATATCAACgttaaaaatcatttttttatcAAATAAACTATTAAAAGAATTATTAGAAATTAAATGATAGGTATTTCATATCTAATTAAGAGTTATATTAAACATACTCAACAAGATATGAAATTATTGTTGGAAAAGAGGTGGGGATAGTGTTTGGGAGTGGATCCACTATGCAATAAAAGCCTCCAATTATCGAAGGTCAAGTATAAATGAAAAAAAGTAAAGTGTGGGAGCCAATGTTTAAAGTTTATATTGACTTTGATATATTTATTTATAACTTTTCTTGAATCAATACAAAATTTCAATCAGACATATTTCTATTGGAAAATTGGCATGATTCACTAAAATGCCTTTATGTACAAATTTATTATTTAGTTGAGGACTGCATATTGGCAAGGACAAAGATAGAGATCTCAAATTCAATATAAATATATAAAATGAGCTCATCTTATATATTGTAAAAAAAAATTAGATTATAAATAAGATGTATTCTTAAATTTTGTAAACAAAAACTTACAAATAATAATTTTATGAATTGAATCTTTATGATATAAGAGTATGTTTCTTACAAGATCTCGTACTCATATCATATTTAGAGAATACGCGAATTATTATATGGATTTTTCAAACTTTAAATACCGTCATAATTTTGTTAGTGATGTTATATTTGATATATTACGGTGGGTTAGAGTATCTATCAAGAAAGAGATGCATGTTAATTTTTTGCCTGACCCACATGAAGGAAAATTGACATTTAGGTCTGCAGATGTTCTGGTATATGAGCGGATGGAAGAAAAACATACATGTGTGAACTTGACAAACTTTCCCCACCGTTAGCACAAACACGACCCTCAAAATCGCGTCAAGTAAAGTGGTTAAACATGAGAAATCGTGTTCTAGGAACATATTTTCATACCATTTATCTTTGACACATTTGATTTTTTAATATTAGAAACAAAATAGATTTCTTACTTATGCATAGTAATATTGTATCTTCTAGTCAATAGATATAGTTTTTAGAAAGATTGATTTTATCATTTAAAAAGAGATAACGATGCAGCTTTATTTTACATGTGAAATGACATGAAAAGTTCTTTCgataattttaataatttatgTGTTGATTTCAATTTAGTCTTTCATTAATAGACGGTAAAATTGATCTTTAAATTAGTCGGTCTTATGATCAAATATTGAAAAAGAATTATCAACTTATTATATTATAACAGAGTACTATTTATCAACTTTATTGATAAGATAATAAATTTATTTCTTGTTAAGTCGATGGAACCCTAGTAACAAACTTACAAACTTCTTTTATTATATTTATGTGTAAATCGGTTAGAAAGAAAATAAAACCGTAAAAGAAATTCAGTTAGGCTAGGTTAGGTTAGGTATGTTCTGGTTAATATTAGATTTTGAGATCAACAAAAGGTTAGGCCATTAGGTTAGAGATTAAGATTGAACCAATGAAAAAACGTCTTAATCCATTTGAATTATTTTAATGACAAAAACAGTAGTACTATTTTTCTTTTATGTTAGTGGCTATACATTGCAACTTTTGATGGTGTTAAATAGTCATATTGGATAAAGAAAAAGAATGATACatacactcaccactttcttataCTACTTCTCAACCATCACAAGTATTTAAAACAATGATCAGAGACACCAACTTCCCCACTACTTTTCTTTTGTGGAGCCCTTTAACCTCTAAACCAATCCATTATCAAAACTTTGAATCTTTGTTATTAGCAATGAAGTTTCTTTGTTGGCAAAAATCAATCCATGGTTCTTAAAAACAAATATGGAGTGAAGTGTGAGAGGGTTAATTAGTTGCTAATTACTACTAATTACATCATCCTTTAcactctccctccatttttaCAAAAACAGTTTGCTTTGTGCTTTAGCTATTGGCTTCTCATATCAAAAAGGGATGTGCTTTTTTCTGAGTAGCAGAAGCAAATAATTAAGCATTTTTCTTCAAAGATCAGAAGCTTTGGTTATTGTATGGCAAACCGGCAAGTCACAAAAAGGCAATGGATTCCTTTTTGGAGTCTTAATGGCTATGTATCAATCACTCTATCTGTTATTATCATCTATGCAGACACTTCAGATTGAAGGTTGTCTGGTGTCTGACACGTGTGTTAGTTTACGGCGCAGTCGTCTGGTGTCTGTGCTTCGTAGATTATTATAGTTCTTCTTGTAGTAGAATGTAATAATAAACATAAAGATGGTGTTGTCTTCCTTTGAGAAGTTTCCAACTTTGTGATGTACTTCAAGTTCACTCAATTTGCAGCTGATCCTAGAGTCTGTTTCTTGTTTCAGTTTCTGCATGTAAGGTAGGTAACTGTTATCATTAATTCCTGTTTCTTTTCTTCTGTGTTGTTGTCCTTTTTTCTACATGAATGTATGCTTCTTTGTTTCTGTTATGAGTAATGTTTCATGTCCCACCAGTAATTTGGAGTCAGAAAATTTAGTAATGTTTTATCATATGATTCAGTGTAGTTAATATGAATAAGGTTGTTTTTTTCATCTTAAAGATACATTATTTGACCCAAGATTTCATATGAAGATGTCATGGTACAGAAAATTGCAGTAGTGGCCTAGTTAAAAATTGCCAACTATATTCCATCTTGCAAGTGTAGAGAAGAGAAAATGATGAGTAAAGATAGCGATAGAGACGACGTGAAAATGGATCGTCCGATTTTTGGTGATATTGTAAGAGTAGATGAGAGAATGATAGATAAAATATGAACGAATTAAATGCAGAGAATCAAATCAGGCCTTTGATCGACAGATTCTTTAGCTTTCATGGTAAATAATATTAAGACAAATATGTCTGCAACCAGATGAATACACAAAATACATATAAACTTGTCACTCTAACTATTCATCTGCACAGACCATAACTCAAGACACCCTTTAGTGGAAACCAAGGAATATACATGTGTTGAGTCTTGAACTCAATGTGTATAATGAACCAAAATCAACCAGAATCGTGGTACATGAAGATTTCTCAGGTTTTCCAATTGCCTTTACCATATTTTAAGAGAGATGCGTAGAGTAACTCGTTCCAGGTATCCGGTACTCCTGGTAAGCACCAATGACTACAATCTTGGTGTTGCTCTGCGGTGGCCCATTCTTCTTTGGTCTTGTATTCCATTCTGTATATTGAAGGATGAGCATCTTTTCTGTAATCTGTCATCCTACTTATGTTCATAAAAATCACTGGAGTTTTCATCTTTGGGATGATATAATCTAGAACCCTCATTTTCGGGGGATATTTCCGTAAATGATCTCCTTTATATATTGGCTCGGTTTCTTTGTGGCACTTTCCTCCTGAATTCCATTGGCCACCACTGATATAAAACCATGTCAGACAGTATTAGAATTCATTAAGACATACTATATGAATCAATCGCGAGCAATGTTCAGACATCTTGTTCTTCAAATAAAAGACGTGTGGATTAATAAAAGTAAAAACATTTGTAGAAGATCGACAAGTATGCACGACAAGTCTTAACTTTGAAACAAAATATAAATTTTGAGCTACAAAGTTACAATGGTTAATATTAGAGCCATATAAAGGAAGAAAACAATAGCAGGTCCAGATTCTATCAGGCTTCGGAAGCTATGTAAAAGACCCATACCTGAAATGGGTAACTGAGTATCCTCGGAAGAAAACATGTGTTCGATTTGGATCAATATTGTTGTCAATCCATCTAGCCCACGTGGTCAATGCCCTTTTATATGCATCCAGAACTTCGAGTCTTGGGTATACATGGTTGCCTTCTTGATAATAGTCTTCTCTGTAACATTACCAGATGACGACGAATGAGAATCACAAATGGTAAGCACTATGTGGCATTAATTTCTTGATTGGAAAAGAAATTTAGCGAAACAACTTAGCAAAAGTAAAACTATGATACTGTAAAGATATGATCATTTATAATCAGGGAATATGAATCTTAATATCATGTTAAAATTCTGTTGTTATTCATCTTCAAATAAGACCATTATCGCTAAAGATTTCAAGACCACTTTCAAGCATATAATCATAACAATGTGAAGGAAGTTTTACATAGATAGTGGTAGAAGACAGACTCACCCCTTAGATGTCTTTTCATGTGTCCACCAATGGCCTGTATTGAAGACTATGATCTCAGCATCATGATACCTGATAGTTTTCTCGTCCATCAAATCCAATCTTAATGTCTCAAAAGACCCATTAATGCCACTGAAAGTCGACTCTCGTACAATAAATGTTGAACTCACAAAATCTACTGAACAATTATAATCCTATAAATAACCACACAAAAAAAATCATTGAGATACCATTACAAGTTTAATACTCAGAAGAAAGATATCAAAGATGTCCTAGAAGCTTGCCTCAAATCTAAAAGAGTAGACACCTTTCTTCTTAAATCTCCTTTTTCCTGAAATTTCGTGAACACGTTTCTTGTCACTGATACTTTGACGTAGAATACACACCATGGACTCCCACATGTTCCTGTTCAGTGAATCCCCAACGAAAACCAATCTCTGTCCTCGCAACTTTTCCAGGAAATCAGTTGCATTCAAACTGAGGTGACATCAATAATTGATAAATATACAAGGATTACATTCATATATTCTATGGTTTAAAATGAAAGTCACAATTCACTGGTTTGCGTATAGTTGAAATGATTGTAAACCAACAGAGATTAAAACACAACCTACTGATCATTATTAACACTCCAAAAACAGAGTTTGTTTGAATTAGAGATGTTTAGAGATTGAAGGATAACTCTATTGCATATTTAATTCCTTTCCAAATGGGTTGTTAATGGAGGGGAATAgcatttttaatttaaatttttgtttacACTAACTCAAAAATTGTGCTACTTAATGTATGCAATTGTAAATAAAGATTCAATGTAAAGAAAGAAGCATTGTGGTCCTCCATAAGGTTACTcactctgaatttataaccttAATGAACATAATGCATGATTCAGTCCTTAAAATTATTCAAACTTGCTTAACTTTCACCTTTTGTTATCTATTGTAGGGTGTAATAAGAAATGAATTTGTACTTTATGGACTGAAATATACAATCATTTCTAAGATGAGGTATATTTCTAGGGATCATAGTATCATTTAACTCCATTTGACACCTATATATAATAGTTTATCAGTCGTTTATTCCCTTGATAAAAATAAAATCCAAATGCATGAAACGTATCCCTTGTGCATATATAAATTGTGGGTTGACCCATACCCCACAGGGCCTTGGATCGGAAACCAAACTTTGATATCATGTTTAAATATGCTTAGATCTCATCCCACAAAAGCTAGCTCAAATGGTGAAATTGTCGTCACATATTTATACATTCGTCAGGCCAGAAACCTAAATAATACGAGACTTCAAACAAACTCCAAGATCACTAATACATACTAGTATTCAACACTATTCTATCACTTTGTCTCCAAAACTTTGAAACATATAACCTAAGCAAGACCAATTTATTATTTTGTATTCAGCAAAAATAGTTGACTAAGAAACCTCAAATTCCATTCTTCTTAAATTACTATTTTAATAATCATACACAATCTTCCTACATAAAAATATACACAACTTGCTATTCTACTATTATATATTTTCCTATAATAACAACATTAACATTACTAAGTTTAGAGtattaaaaaaaaactaatcaATCATTGATATATAGATACATACCTTGGAATGTCACACTTACTTGGCTTCCATTTCCACTTAACATAATCACTATCAGGCCTCCCATTAAGATGACAATCAAAATCCCTATCCACATATGGACAAGAACCCAAAGGATAATAAGGTTTCGATTCATCTCTCACCCAATTCCCATCAAATATATCACACTTTTCATCAATTCTCTCTATAGTTTTCTCCACCGCCACAGAAACACTCGAGTTTCCCTTTCCATCAATTCTGTCTATAGTTTTCTCCACCGACACAGAAGCAGTCGAGTTTCCCTTTCCATCAATTCTGTCTATAGTTTTCTCCACCGACACAGAAGCAGTCGAGTTTCCATTTCCATCAATTCTGTCTATAGTTTTCTCCACCGACACAGAAGCAGTCGAGTTTCCCTTTCCATCAATTCTCTCTGTAGTTTTCTCCACCGACACAGAAACACTCGAGTTTCCCTTTCCATCAATTTCACTTTTCCCAACAGACAAGTTTCCAGCTTTAGCAACCCTATCACGATCCAACAAATTTTCAGAAAAATTCCCCAAACGTGTTTCCCCAACAGACAAGTTTCCAGCTTTAGCAACCCTATCACGATCCAATAAATTTTCAGAATAATTCCCCAAACGTGTTTCCCCAACAGACAAGTTCCCAACTTTCGCAACCCTATCACGATCCGATAAACTTTCAGAAAAATTCCCCGAATTCGTTTTCCCATTCTGGAAACCCTTATCTGACACATTCACTTGACGAGTTACACTCTGTTGTTCTTCTTCTTCGTGAATCGTGTGAAGAGGAGTAACAGAAAGATTGGAATCGGAAGAGAATGTGGAAAACGGAAAATGCCATTTAGAGAATGAAGAAGAAGAGTTTCGATTCAATTGAGATCCTTGAATAAAAACTTGGAGTTTGGGAATTTTGAAAGACGAGTTAAAAAAGAGAAGAGTTAGAAAAACGAGAGAACCTAAAACACCTAATGTGAAACCAGATAATATTTTTGTTCTGTAAGAGAGAAAATGTTCAGAGATTGTTATTCTCTTGGTGCACTccattgaagaagaagaagaagaaaaattcAAAGAGCGTTTTTGGGATTTACACAGAAAGAGAAATTGTAGAAAACTAGAAATCAGTATTTAATTATGagagtttttctttttttcttttccaTGATTAGGATGTAATTAGCCCTTTAATTAATACATTTAACATCATTAACTTGATTATTATAAACATGTTTGGTACATTTATTGTTATAACTACACAATTATGTAAAATTTGAACGACAGTATATAACTGAATATATAAAATTGACATAGTAAGTACTCCTATAGTTAAATGGGAAAACTTTTTAACAAATTTATTGTTATAACTACATTTTTCAATGCTCGTAAATTTAGT includes these proteins:
- the LOC127119285 gene encoding protein trichome birefringence-like 2, translated to MECTKRITISEHFLSYRTKILSGFTLGVLGSLVFLTLLFFNSSFKIPKLQVFIQGSQLNRNSSSSFSKWHFPFSTFSSDSNLSVTPLHTIHEEEEQQSVTRQVNVSDKGFQNGKTNSGNFSESLSDRDRVAKVGNLSVGETRLGNYSENLLDRDRVAKAGNLSVGETRLGNFSENLLDRDRVAKAGNLSVGKSEIDGKGNSSVSVSVEKTTERIDGKGNSTASVSVEKTIDRIDGNGNSTASVSVEKTIDRIDGKGNSTASVSVEKTIDRIDGKGNSSVSVAVEKTIERIDEKCDIFDGNWVRDESKPYYPLGSCPYVDRDFDCHLNGRPDSDYVKWKWKPSKCDIPSLNATDFLEKLRGQRLVFVGDSLNRNMWESMVCILRQSISDKKRVHEISGKRRFKKKGVYSFRFEDYNCSVDFVSSTFIVRESTFSGINGSFETLRLDLMDEKTIRYHDAEIIVFNTGHWWTHEKTSKGEDYYQEGNHVYPRLEVLDAYKRALTTWARWIDNNIDPNRTHVFFRGYSVTHFSGGQWNSGGKCHKETEPIYKGDHLRKYPPKMRVLDYIIPKMKTPVIFMNISRMTDYRKDAHPSIYRMEYKTKEEWATAEQHQDCSHWCLPGVPDTWNELLYASLLKYGKGNWKT